In Oryzias melastigma strain HK-1 unplaced genomic scaffold, ASM292280v2 sc01427, whole genome shotgun sequence, one genomic interval encodes:
- the LOC112140889 gene encoding 5'-AMP-activated protein kinase subunit gamma-1, translating to MKSHRCYDLVPTSSKLVVFDTSLQVKKAFFALVSNGVRAAPLWDSKKQCFVGMLTITDFINILHRYYKSPLVQIYELEEHKIETWRELYLQDSFKPLVSISPNAR from the exons ATGAAGTCTCATCGCTGCTATGATCTTGTACCTACCAGCTCCAAGCTAGTTGTGTTTGACACATCACTTCAG GTGAAGAAGGCTTTCTTTGCTCTGGTGTCTAATGGGGTGAGAGCAGCGCCTCTGTGGGACAGTAAGAAACAATGCTTTGTTG GGATGCTCACCATCACAGACTTCATTAACATCCTGCATCGCTACTACAAGTCACCATTG GTTCAGATTTATGAATTAGAAGAACACAAGATTGAAACATGGAGAG AACTGTACCTTCAAGACTCCTTCAAACCTCTGGTCAGCATTTCTCCCAATGCGAGGTGA